The following is a genomic window from Methanolinea sp..
TACGCGTGTTCCCACGCGTCGACGACCATCAGGATGGAGAACGCGGGGAACACGTTCACGTTGTGCTTCTCGATCTGCATCACGAGGAGCCTCCCCGTCTTCCTGCAGTAGGAGAGGGCACCCCACCCCGAGCCCTCGACGCTGTTCGTGGCCGCGGAAAACTCCTTCTTGAACCTCTCGAAGGACCCGAACTCGCGGTCTATGTGCCGGGCGAGTTCCCCGGAGGGCGAGCCCCCGCCTCCCTTCCCCGCGGGCGCGAGGTTCTCCCAGAAGAGGGAGTGGAGGAGGAACCCGCCGATGTGGAAAGAGAGTTCCTTTGCGACCGCCTTCTGGTCGAGGTCGGTCCCTTCCTTCCGGGACTTGTCTAGCTTCTCGAACAGGGCGTTCGCCCCGTTCACGTAGGCCTGGTGGTGCTTCGTGTGGTGGATTTTGAGCTGCTCTTCCGAGATGGAAGGGGCGAGGTCCTTGTAATCGTAAGGCAGTGCGGGGAGCGTGTAGAGACGACTGCTTTCCATTCTTCCTGTACCTCCCTACTGTTCAGTTCTTCTGAAAGGAGACTATAAAGTCATTCCCATCCTGCCCTCCCGCGAATTTCCGGCGGGGCAAGGGGGGCACGGCCGAAAGACCCGCGGCAAACCCCTCGTTTTTCCCGCAACACCCTTCACTCGTGCCTTTTTAAGTTGGAAGAGCTCAATAGTGAAGGGAGGCTGGTGAGCGCAGCGTGAGAGGAGAGCGGGGAACCGGCCCCGAGGGGCTTGTCCGTGAATGCTACAGGAGCGGGGGGTACGTCTATGCCCGCCCGCCCGGCAGTACCACGGGGACCGCGGGGGTTGCACGCGTTGCGAGGCTCGCGAGCAACGAGAACCCTGACCCGCCCCCGGCGCGTGCGCTCGCGAGGGCGAGGGAGGCGCTCACGGGCGCAAACCGCTACCCCGGGGACGAGGTCGGCGCGTTCATCGCCGCGCTGGAGCAGTACCACGGGCCCTACCACTTCGTCGCTGGTGCGGGGATGGACGGCGTCATCGAGACGATCCTCCGGCTCTTCGTGACCTGCGGCGACAGGGTGGTGATATCCACCCCGACCTTCTCCTTCTACGGGCTCGCGGCATCCGCCCTGGGCGCGGAAGTCGTCCACGTGCAGAGGGAGGACGACTTTTCCGTGGACACGGGGAAGTTCATCCGCGAGGCGAGGGATGCGAAGGTCTCGTTCCTCTGCACGCCCAACAACCCCACGGGGACGGTGACCCCCGCGGGGGACGTCGGGGAGATCCTGGGGGAGATCCCGGGAATCCTCTTCCTCGACAACGCGTACGTGGAGTTCTGCGACGAGGAGTACCGCCACCTCGTGCGGGAGCATGACAACCTCGTGATCGGGAGGACGATGTCGAAGGCGTTCTCCCTCGCGGGCCTGCGGGTGGGGTATGCCTTCGTCCCGGAGTGGCTGGTCCCCTACTACAACAGGGCTGCGACGCCGTTTTCCATCCCGTCCGTCTCTGCCGCCGCGGCGGCCGGGGCCCTCGAGGACGGGGAGCACGTCGAGAGGGCGAGGAGGCGCGTCTGCAGGCTCCGCGAACGCGTCTCCCGGGAATGCCGTTTCCCCGTCGTCCCGTCGGGCGCAAACTTCGTCCTCGTCGACGTCTCCCCCCGGAAGGGCTGCGACGTTGCCGGCATCCTCGCGTCGAGGGGCGTGCTCGTCCGGTCGTGCGAGAGCTTCCCCGGGCTTGCCGACCACTACGTCAGGGTGAGCATCGGCGAGGACTGGGAGATGGAACGGTTCCTCCGAGAGATCAACAGCCTATGATGACGGGAATCACCGGGACTCCGGGTACGGGGAAGTCTTCCGTGGGGAGGATCCTGCGTGCCCGGGGCTACCCCGTGACGGAGGTCACGGAGACCGTGGGGAAGTACGTCGTCCGGCGCGACGACGAGAGGGACACGCTCGTGGTGGACGAGGACCGCTGGGCGGCGGAATTCGGGAGGAGGGAGGGGTTCGTCATCGGGCACCTCTCGCACCTGCTCCCCTGCGACCTCGTCGTCGTCCTGCGGTGCGCACCGGAGGTCCTGCGGGAGCGCCTGAAGGAGAGGGGCTACGACGAGAGGAAGGTGCGCGAGAACTGCGAGGCAGAGGCCCTCGACGTGATCCTCGTCGAGACACTCGAGATCCACCCCGCGGAGAGGGTCCTCGAGGTCGATACCACGCGCATGGCCCCCGCGGAGTGCGCGGACGTGGTCGAGGGATTCGTGAGGGGAGAAATACCCCCCTCGGTGGGGAAGGTCGACTGGTCGTACTACCTCGGAGGAGAGGAATGACGCTCGAGGTCCTGCGTCCCCACATGGCTACCCTCATGGAACCGTTCATCTCCGCGTCGAGGCGGGCGGGTGTATCCCCTAACACCCTCACCGTTCTCTCGCTCTTCACCGCCGCCCTCGCCGGCGCATCGTACTGGCTCGGCAACGTCCTCGCCGGGACGGTCTTTGTCGCGTTCAATGCCCTCTTCGACGGCCTCGACGGCGCTCTCGCGAGGGCAGAGAAGAAGGAGAGCATCCGCGGCGACTTCCTCGACCACGTCATCGACAGGTACTCGGACATCTTCATCATTACCGGGATCTTCGCGGGCGGCGCGGCGGGGTGGGAGGTGGGTGTCCTCGCCCTCACCGGCGTCCTCATGTCCTCCTACCTCGGGACCCAGTCCCAGGCGGTCGGGATGGGGAGGTACTACGGGGGGGCGCTCGGGAGGGCAGACCGGCTCGTGATGATCATCTGCGCGGGCCTGCTCACCGTCGCGTTCCCGGGGAAGGTCTTCTCCCTCTCGATCCTCGGGTGGCTCCTCCTCGTCCTCGGGGTGATGGGGCACGTAACCGCGGTGCAGAGGTTCCTCCACGTCTGGAAGAACATGCCCTGACCGGGCCCCCGGTTCTCCCCTAGAACCACGAGTCGAGGGTCTTCTGGCCGGTGGCAGCCTTGACCTCGCCGAGCGCACTCTCGACCCTCTCGGGCGAGAAGTCGAACCTGTCGCAGAGCATCCGGAGCACCCCCTCCCTGTCCGGCGGCCGCCACTGGAGGGTGTAGTCGTCCGTGACAGGGGGGTTCTCGAAGAACCGGTAGATCTCTTCCCAGTCAAGGCCCGGCTGCCTCTCCCTCATGACCTGCTCGAACTCGCCGTTCCTGACCATGCGGAGGGCAGTCTTCGCCCCCACGCCTTTTATCCCCTCGTTGAAGTCCGTCCCGACCAGTATCCCTATCCGTATCAGGTCGCCCCAGGAGATCCCGAGGCCCGAGAGGACCTCGGTGAGGAGGAGCCTCTCCGGGACGACCGAGAGCGTCCTCCCGCGGACCTTCCTCTTCCCGCTCACCGTGAGGTTCCGGACGAGGACCGGCGCACCGAAGAGGAGGGTGTCGTAGTCCTGCGAGACGACGTACCGTGCGGCACCCCGCGCCACCATGTGGGCTGCCTGGGCCTCACCCTCGCTCGGTGCCTGGATCCACGGCAGGCCGAGGAGGGAGAGGAGTTCGCGGGACGTGGCGATTATCTCCTCGTCTATCCGCGAGGACGACCGCGCCTGCCGGTATGCCTCCTCGGTGTCGCCGCGGAGGAGTGCCTCCTTCCATCTCTCCCCCGCGAGCTCGCGGGCGACCCTCCTCTCCTCTATCGTCTCGCGCTTGAATGGCGGGGGGGCGCCATCGTATATCCACACCGTCCGGATCCCCTTCGCGAGCAGGTTCGACGCCCGGAAGAGGATCCCGGAGAGGTGCGAGGTGACGCGCCCGTTCCTGTCCATGAGGGGTGTCCCGTCGGGCTGGCGGATGATGCTCAGGAACTGGTAGAGCGCGTTGTGCGCGTCCACCGCCGCGACACCGGCGAGGTCCTGCCACGTGACAGTCTCCTTGAAATCGGCGACGATGTCCCTGAGCGCGACACCCATCGGTCATCCCCCGCGGAAAACCGCCTTCACCGGTAGACCCTCTTTGCAATCTCTTCCACGATTGCATCGACGTGCGCCATGTGGCTCTCGTATTTCTGGGAGAGTTTCGCCGCGATCTCCTCCATGTTCATCCGGATCATCCTCTCCCGCTGGGAAAGGGCCCTCTCGATCTGCCTCACCTTGCGGTGGACGAGGAAGACGAGGCCCCCGAGGGAGATCATCATCAGGGCCGATGCGATCGATTTGATAATGTCAAAATTCAGACTTATCACGAGGACGAGGGTGGAGATCACGAGGACGGCGAGGAGGATGACGTCGACGAGGTATTCCCGCGTGTCCATAGAGTGAGATGGAAGACGACCATGCATAAAACTAACCCGGCCGCCAGCACCCACGCCGAGAGATTGGGAGAGTGGCTGCCCCTCGCGGCGATGCCCGCGATGCTCGTCCTCGTGGAGACGGGCGCCGTCCTCCTCTCCCTCCCCATGAGGGAGGCAGGGCTCACCGCGTTTGAGGACCCATCCTCGGTTGCAAACCCCTTCATCTTCCTCTTCATCCTCCTCTCGTTCACGGCGTTCCTCCTCTTCCTGATGAAGTTCGGGTTCAGGAGGGTGATTGCCGCCGTCATCTACGTCTCCATATTCCTCACGTTCGTGTACATCTTCGGGGCAATCCTCGCGCTCCTTTCGCCTGACATCGACGTCGTCGTCGGCGGGAGCCTCCTCGCCTCGGTTGCCGCGACCGCGGCCCTCTACCTCCACCCCGAGTGGTACGTCATCGACACCCTCGGGATCCTGATCGCGGCGGGAGCGGCATCGATATTCGGGATATCGCTCGACATCGTCCCCGTGGTCATCCTGCTCGTCATCCTCGCGGTTTACGACGCGATCTCGGTGTACAGGACGAAGCACATGATATCCCTCGCCGAGGGCGTCCTCGAGAGCCGGAGCCCGATCCTCTTCGTGATCCCGCGGAGGAAGGGATACAGTTTCCGGAGGGAAGGCATCGGGCCTCTGGAAGGGGGGGAGAGGGGGGCATTCGTCATCGGGATGGGGGACATGATCATGCCGGCCATCCTCGTCGTCTCCGCAGACGTGTTCCTGCCGGCCCCCCGGGTGGGCCTCTTCTCGGTGCCCGCGCTCGGCGCGATGGCAGGGTCCGTCGCCGGGCTCTGCGTGCTCCTCTCCCTCGTGAGGCGGGGGAGGCCGCAGGCTGGCCTCCCGTCCATCAACGGCGGTGCTCTCGCGGGGTTCCTACTCGGTTTTCTCGCCACCCTTCTCCCGTGACCGCTCCCGGAAGGCGAGGATGTACTCGAGGACCTCGGCAACCCCTTCCCCCGTCTCGGTGGACATGTTGATGTACCCGTCGAAGTAGGCGAGGTCAGCCTTGTTGACGACCGGGACGACGGGGACGGTGACCATCTCCTCTATCTCGTGGAGGAGCCTGAACTGTTCTTCGAGGGGGTACCCGCACTGCTCGCTCGCGTCGAGGATGACGAGGATGACAGACGCGAGGTTCGTGATGGCCGTCAGGGCCTGCCGCTCGACCACGTTCCTCTCCCCCGCGGGGCGGTCGAGGAGGCCAGGCGTGTCGATGAACTGGACGCGTTCCCTGCCGACCATCCGGTGCCCGACGATTATCCCCTTCGTCGTGAAGGGATAGGCCGCGACCTCGGGGGTCGCAGAGGAGACGAGGCGGATGAAAGACGATTTCCCGACGTTCGGGTACCCCGCGACGACGACGGTGAATTCGTCGCTCACGTGGGGGAGGGTCCGCAGGACGTTGCGCACCTCGTTGAGGAAGACGAGGTCGTCCCCGATCTGGTGTACGACGGACGAGAGCCTCGCGACAGCCCTCTTGCGTACCTGCGAGGGGACCTCGGCCTTCCTCGTCTGGTACGCGAGGCCCGGGCCGTGGGTCCGCGCCCACCGGGCCGCCCACCCCACGGAGCCGAGGGACTTCCTCACCCTACCGATTCCCCAAAGGATCTCCACGATGTCCCTGTAGAAGGCGGGGAGCGAGTCGAAGTCGGGGAAAGACTGCATTATCCTGACGAGGCGGTCGTGGATGGACTGGGAGACTGCCCTCACGAACTCCTCGTTTGCCCTGTCCTTGTTCTTCTTGAGCCTCATCTTGGATGCCGCCCTGCGGAAACTCCGATCGAGTATCTCCTCCGCGGTCGGCACCGTAGGAATGCTCTCGAATTCCACTCCCGTCCTACCTGTAACCTATATATTCCCATGTTGATGATAAACCATTATGGATTTGTCCCTGATCCAGAGAGACATTTTAATTACTCTCATCTCGCTGTATCACAAGCATTCTCAGCCCGTGAAAGGAGAGGAGATAGCGGAAGTGATACGGAGGAACCCGGGGACTGTCCGGAACCAGATGCAGGCCCTCAAGGCCATCGGCCTCGTCGACGGGATACCCGGTCCGAAGGGGGGGTACAATCCCACCGTCCAGGCATACAGGGCACTGAACCTCGAGATATCGGAGAAGGAGTACGACGTCAAGATCGCCCGCAACGGAGAGGTCGTGCCCGGCGTGAAGGTCGTGGAGATCGCGTTCACCACGCTCTGCCACCCGGACATATGCCGTGCAAACGTCCTCGTGCGGGGGTCGGTGAAGGCCTTCGAGATAGGCGACCAGGTCACGATTGGCCCTACCCCCGTGAACAAGCTCCTGATAAGGGGCGAGGTGTACGGGAGGGACGAGGTCTCCCAGACCCTCCTCATCTCGATATACGAGATGATATCCCTGCCCAAGAAACCCATCAGGCACTACATGAGCAGCCCGCTCATCTCCCTGAAGCGGACGGACACCATCGGCGACGCCCTCCACCTCTTCAATACCCACCGCATAAGGGGCGCCCCCGTGATAGAGGACGACGTCCTCTACGGCATCATCACGATGAGCGATGTCGCACGTGCACTCGAGGAGGGACTCCCCATGTCGACCCCCGTCTCTCGTGTCATGACAACCGACGTGGTGAAGGCCCCCTCCTCGGTCCAGCTCTTCGAGGTGATCCGCAGCTTCAAGGAGAGGGACATCGGCCGCCTCATCGTGATGGAAGGGGAAAAACCCGTCGGGATACTCACCCAGTCAGACATCATCAAGGTCTTCCCCTCCCTCTGACGTGCGTCCCGCCATCCTCCGGCAGGAGAGGTTTTTCTGCACCCGGAGAGGTGGACTCCCCTGTTTAAACGGGAGATTTTTGAACAATTTTATATACGAATAGGGCCACACCCTCTTTCATGTCGAGAGTTCTGGCCCGGAGCCTCTCCAGGAAGAAGATCGTCACGAACGAAGGCAAGGTCATCGGAACGCTCAGGAACCTCGTGGTGGACTTCGAGACCGGCCAGGTGGTCGACCTCGTCATCTCGCCGGACCCCTCGTTCGACACGACGGGGTACAGGACCGAGGGCGAACGGCTCTTCATCCCCTTCGAGGCGGTCAAGGACATAAAGGACTACATCGTCGTCGACCGCTACCTCTCGAGGAAGTGAGGGAAATTCCGGTCCAGGGCCTCGAGGAACCCCTCGCCGTACTCCTTTTCCGTCACCTCGTCGGCGTGCATTTTTAACTTGGGGTGGGCATTGCCCACCGCGACCCCCTTCCCCGCGAGCGCGAGCATCTCGACGTCGTTTTCCCCGTCGCCCACCGCGAGGAACTCGGTCGTCTCCATCCCCATGAGCGACGCGAGCTTCTCGAAGGCCGCCCCCTTGGTCACTCCCGGCGGGTGGATGTGGATCGCAAAACCCGTGTCGATGACCTCCACCGGGTGCCCCCCCACCAGCTCCCGGACGAGCTCGACCGGGAGCGTCCGGGCGATCGCGACGTCCACGAACCTGTAGGGGAGGCTGTAGTGCTCTATCTTTATGTTCCTCTCCCTGCAGGCCAAGACGAGGTCCCAGAGCGCGAGCCTCGGTGCGGTCCCGTCGGAGAGGACCGAGATCTCGCTGTCCCAGCCTGTCCGGATGATCCCCCCGTTCTCGCCGATGTAGACACCCCCTGTCCCGACCATCTTTGAGACCGCGTCCATGAAGCACGCGGTGTTGCCGCTCGCGAGGACGACGCGGATGCCCTCGTCGACGAGGGCCCTGATCGACTCGATCGCCCCCGTATGGATCCGCCGGCGGAAGTCCGTGATCGTCCCGTCGATGTCGGTGACGAGCCCCCTGAATCGGCGCGAACCGGGCATGGTCCCCTCTTCCCCTAGAGAGGTACCCCTCCGGGATCGTTATTCCTTTCCGAATAACCCCTGCTCCCCGCCCGGATCGCCTTGCCCGGGGAAGGGGGAGGCCCGGCGAAATGAAAAAATGGGTGCTTTTTTCAGGCCGGCTTGAGCCCGGACTCCTCGACCACGAACGCCGCCTCGCCCTCCGGGAGGTTGGGACTGTCGACGAGGCGGGCGATCCGCTTGCCCCCCTTGCTCTTGCGCAGGTAGATCCTGAACGTGGCGGTGTGGCCCACGATGTTCCCGCCGATCGGTTTCGTGGGGTCACCGAAGAAGACGCCGGGGTTCGAGAGGACCTGGTTCGTCACGAGCCCCACGGCATTGTACTCGTCGACGACCCTGAAGAGGTCGTGGAGGTGCCGGTTCAGCTTCTGCTGCCGGGCAGCGAGCGTTCCCCGCCCCGCGTACTCCGCGCGGAAGTGGGCGGTGAGAGAGTCGATGACGATCAGCCTCACGGGCTTCTCGGAGTTGCGGAGTTCCTGCGCCTTCTCCCTCGCGCTGTCGAGGATGAGCATCTGGTGGTCCGAGGTGTGGGCCCGGGCGACGTGGATGTTCTCGAGGAACTCCTCGGGATCGGCGTCGAGGCCGAGGCCGAGGACCATCTGCTCGATGCGCTCCGGGCGGAACGTGTTCTCGGTGTCGATGAAGATCGCGGATCCCGAGAGACCTCCCTCCTCCTCGGGGAGCTGGACGTTGACGGCAGCCTGGTGGGCCACCTGGCTCTTCCCCGACCCGAACTCGCCGTACAGCTCGGTGATGGCCTGTGTTTCGAGCCCTCCGCCGAGGAGGGCATCGACTTCGGGCACGCGCAGGCGCAGTTTCCTCACCTCTTTCCTCTGCTCGAAGACATCCTTGCCCGTCCTGAACCCGCCGATGTCGACCATCTCGCGGGCGGCCTTGATCATCTTCTTCGCGGTGGATTCACCTATCTCGGCGGTCTCGGCAAGTTCCTGCGGGGATGCCGTGGCGATGCTCTCCACCGTGAGGAAACCTGCCTCGCGCAGCTTCTCTGCGGTGCTCGGTCCGACACCGGGGAGATCTTCGATATCGAGGGATCCGGAACTCATCGGTCGTTCACCTCTTGTGGTGTGAGGATATCATTCACCTGCATATATCTTCGCGGCCGTGCGGGGTGAAAGTATCCCCGCCCGGAGATTCCCCGCCCTGTAGCGCGGCGAGGAGCCCCTCGCACCTCGCGAGGAGCGCGTCCCTGTCGGGGACGTCCTCTTCCCACTCGACGACGCTGACCCTGTTGCCCGCCCGGATGACCCTCGCCCTCACGGGGTGGCCGTGCGGGATGCGCCCGTCCACGACGAGGAAACAGTCGTCCCCCGTGTCGAGGTACGTCGCGCTCCCCGCGACAATCACGTCGCCCCGCACGTCCACCTCCCCGGCAATGGGCGGGGAGGCGACCCTCACGAAACTCCCCCTCCCCGCGTGGATTTCGTGGCCCCCGTCCTTTGCCGGGCGGACGGAACAGAGGTAGAGTCCAACCTCGTCCCCCGCGACGAGGGGGACGTGCGCGTGGTCGCCCCAGAGCACTGCCCTCACCTCGGCGGTCCCGTCGGAGATCGCGATATTCCGAACGGACGAGGGTTTCCCCTCGCGGGTGACGAACGGTCTAGGGAGGGAGCACGATCGCACGAGCCCGCGGACCGAGCACGTCTCCTTCCCCCCGATGCCGTCGAGGGGATCGAGGGCCCACGCGATCTCCCCCTCCGCGGGCTCGACGCTGCTCTTCTCGTCGATGCTGTACTCGGGCCCCGTCCTGCGGTGCTTCTCGAGGGCCCCCCGTATCCTGAAACAGGCACCCTCCGCGAGGATATCGAGGTGCTCGGGGACCCAGCAGGCCATCCGGGTGACGGCCTTCCCGTCGCTGACCACCATCTCGACCATTCCCGCCGCGGTCCCGTCCCGCCGGGCGACCTCCCTTGCCTCCCCCATCGCGATGATCCAGACGACGATGTCCTTCCGCCTCGGCGGGGAGAGGTAGGGGGCAACCTCGGACGGCCCGGATATCTCGACGGGCGCGGGCCTCATCGCCATCACGGTGATCTCGCGGGGGCTCCTCCCGGTGTGCCTCCCGATGACCTCGAGCACGTCGCCCACATCGATCTCCTCTGTCGCGGCAGCCTTCTCGTCCCAGAGGATCGCCCTCACCTGCCCGGTCTCGTCCCCGAGGACGAGGCTTGAAACGAGCCCTTTCTCTCCGCCCGGCCTCTCGAACTCGCGCACCGGGTCCTTCGCGATGACCTTCCCGAAGAAGGAAAACAGGCTCTGCCTGCCGTTCAGCTGCGCGATCTTCACGTGGTGGCGCCCGAGGTCCCGGACGACCATCATCGCGGCGGTCACCTCGTCGATGAGGTCGCCGCACGCTGCCATCTTCTCCTCCACGCGCCGCTCGAACTCCTCGCGGGAGATGAGGTCGTCCACGAGGGCGTAGTGGAAGTGCACGGGGTCCCCTTCACCTCAGCCCTTCTGCCACGGCGGCACGACCATCGTCGCCGTGAGGTCCGCGATGGTCTCTGCCCTCCTCATCAGGGCTGCCTCCCCGCGGTGTACGAGGACCTCCGCGCACCGGGGGCGACCGTTGTACTGGGACGACATGGCAAACCCGTATGCCCCCGCGTCGAGGACTGCGATCAGGTCCCCGGCAGCGACCCGCGGGAGCAGCCGGTCCTCCGCGAGGATGTCGCCGCTCTCGCAGATGGGGCCGGTCACCGTGTACACCTCGGTCCCCGGCGCGCCTGCCTTCCCGGCGACGACGACCTCGTGGTAGGCATCGTACATCGCGGGCCTCACGAGGAGGTTGAAGCCCGCGTCCACGTTGACGAAGTTCTTGTGCGCCCTCTTGACGGAATTGACCCTCGTGAGGAGGACTGTCGAGTCCGCGACGAGGAAGCGCCCGGGCTCGACCCAGAGGGAGAGCGTTGTGCCGAGTTCCCGGGAGAGTTCGCGGACCGGCGGGACCACCGCGTCCGCGTATTCCCCGGGGGTCGGCGCCTCCTCGCCCTGGCTGCGACGGTAGGGGATCCCGAGCCCTCCCCCGAGGTCCACGAACTCGAGGCGGATTCCCATCCCGGCAAGGTCCCGGACTATCCCGGCCATCACGCGGGCTGCCTGCGCGAAAGGCTCGACATCGAGGATCTGGGACCCGATGTGGCAGTGGATGCCGACCGGTTCCACGCCCTCGCACGCCGTGGCCTCCCCGTAGGCATCCTTCACCATGGCGTGGGGGATCCCGAACTTGCTCGTCGCGAGACCCGTCGCGATCTTCCTGTGCGTGGGGACGTCGAGCGCGGGGTTGACGCGGAACGCGACCCGGGTGACCTCCCCTGCCTCGCGCGAGATCCGGTCGAGCTGGTGCAGCTCGTCGATGGAGTCGAGGGAGACGGCGACACCCTTCTCCACGGCGAGGGCGAGGTCGGCGGCACTCTTCGAGCTCCCGTTAAAAAGGAGGTCTTCCGGCCGCATGCCGGCCATGAGGGCGAGGGTGAGTTCACCGGAAGAGAAGACGTCCGCACCCGCCCCCTCGCGGGCGAGGGCCCGGAGCACGGCGAGGTTCCCGTTCGCCTTCGCCGCGTACAGGACCTTGACGTTTGGGTACCTGGAGGCGAGCGCCTCGCGGAACGACCGGTAGAGCGAGACGATGCGGTCCTGGTCCGTCACGTAGAGGGGGGTCCCGAACCGCCCGGCGAGCGCCTCGCAGTCGATCCCGCCTATCGCGAGCCTCCCGTCCCGGACAGCGAGGTGGGGTGGGAGTTTCATAGCCCAAGCCCCTCCATCCTCTCCAGTGCCTCGCGGATCCGCTCCGTCGACCTCGTGAGGGCGAACCTGACGTACCCCTCGCCCCCCGACCCGAACCCCACGCCGGGAGTAACCACGATCCCTGCCTCGTCGAGGAGGCGCGTCGCGAATGCCATGCAGTCGTCGACCGGCACCCAGACGTAGAACGTTGCCTTCGGCGGTTCGACCGGGAACCCGAGGGCGCGGAGGCCGGAGACGAGGGTGTCCCTGCGCTCCTTGTAGATCCTGCAGGCCTCCTCCACGCAGTCGGCGGGGCCGGAGAGCGCCGCGATCGCGGCCCTCTGGACGGCATCGAAGACACCGGAATCGACGTTCGTCTTGACCCTCGCGAGGCCGGCGAGGATGGCGCGGTTCCCGACCGCCATCCCGATCCTCCACCCGGTCATGTTGTACGTCTTGGAGAGGGAGTGCATCTCGATCGCGACGTCCATCGCGCCCTCGGTCTCGAGGAAGGATGGCGCGCGGTACCCGTCGTAGGAGATCTCGGAGTACGCGTTGTCGTGCACGACGACGATGTCGTGTTCCC
Proteins encoded in this region:
- a CDS encoding OB-fold nucleic acid binding domain-containing protein, which gives rise to MHFHYALVDDLISREEFERRVEEKMAACGDLIDEVTAAMMVVRDLGRHHVKIAQLNGRQSLFSFFGKVIAKDPVREFERPGGEKGLVSSLVLGDETGQVRAILWDEKAAATEEIDVGDVLEVIGRHTGRSPREITVMAMRPAPVEISGPSEVAPYLSPPRRKDIVVWIIAMGEAREVARRDGTAAGMVEMVVSDGKAVTRMACWVPEHLDILAEGACFRIRGALEKHRRTGPEYSIDEKSSVEPAEGEIAWALDPLDGIGGKETCSVRGLVRSCSLPRPFVTREGKPSSVRNIAISDGTAEVRAVLWGDHAHVPLVAGDEVGLYLCSVRPAKDGGHEIHAGRGSFVRVASPPIAGEVDVRGDVIVAGSATYLDTGDDCFLVVDGRIPHGHPVRARVIRAGNRVSVVEWEEDVPDRDALLARCEGLLAALQGGESPGGDTFTPHGREDICR
- the lysA gene encoding diaminopimelate decarboxylase; translation: MKLPPHLAVRDGRLAIGGIDCEALAGRFGTPLYVTDQDRIVSLYRSFREALASRYPNVKVLYAAKANGNLAVLRALAREGAGADVFSSGELTLALMAGMRPEDLLFNGSSKSAADLALAVEKGVAVSLDSIDELHQLDRISREAGEVTRVAFRVNPALDVPTHRKIATGLATSKFGIPHAMVKDAYGEATACEGVEPVGIHCHIGSQILDVEPFAQAARVMAGIVRDLAGMGIRLEFVDLGGGLGIPYRRSQGEEAPTPGEYADAVVPPVRELSRELGTTLSLWVEPGRFLVADSTVLLTRVNSVKRAHKNFVNVDAGFNLLVRPAMYDAYHEVVVAGKAGAPGTEVYTVTGPICESGDILAEDRLLPRVAAGDLIAVLDAGAYGFAMSSQYNGRPRCAEVLVHRGEAALMRRAETIADLTATMVVPPWQKG